In Chitinophaga sp. H8, the sequence TATTGAATATGATCAGGATAAAGCATTGCAGGACGCCGATTTTGTATATGTGAAGAACTGGTCATCCTACCAGGATTATGGTAAAATTGTTTGTACAGATCCTTCCTGGATGGTGACGAACGATAAGCTGAAGCATACTAACCAGGCTAAGGTGATGCATTGCCTGCCGGTAAGAAGAAATGTGGTAATAGCTGATGAAGTGCTGGACGGTCCACAATCTATTGTGATCCAGGAAGCAGGCAACCGTGTATGGGCAGCGCAGGCAGTACTGAGCGAAATCCTGCGGAACGGCGGCAAATAGTAAAAGCAAAAACTTAAAGCATCAGCAATGGTATATGTAATAAAAGTAGGCGGTAATGTGATCGACAATCCGGAGTTATTGCAGGCATTTCTGAAAGATTTTGCTGCTATACCCGGTAAAAAGATACTGATTCATGGGGGCGGAAAAATAGCCACCCGCATAGGAGATAAGCTGGGCATTGTATCCAACTATGTAGATGGCCGAAGGATTACTGATGCGGAAACGATTGATGTAGTGACAATGGTATACGGCGGGTTGGTCAATAAACAGCTGGTTGCAAAATTGCAGGCCAACGGTTGTAATGCTATCGGGATAACGGGTGCTGATGCCAACATTATCCCTGCGGTAAAGCGTCCGGTAAAGACGATCGACTACGGTTTTGTAGGTGATGTTGATGCTGGAAAAGTCAATGGAGGTCCTTTGCAGGCGATGCTTGAAGCGGGCCTTACACCGGTATTTGCACCACTTACACACGACGGACAAGGGCAAATGCTGAATACCAATGCAGATACGATCGCTTCTGCTCTTGCCATCGCTTTATCTGCCCACTACCCTGTGAGGCTGATCTATTGCTTTGAAAAGAAAGGAGTATTGAAAGATGCAGCAGATGATAATGCTGTCATCAACCTGATCAACCGGGAAATATACCAGCAGTTGCTGGAAGAGAAGATATTGACAGCGGGTATTTTGCCCAAACTGGAAAATGCTTTTGCTGCTATTGAAAGCGGGGTAAAAGAAGTGCTGATAGGACATGCGGAGGATGTGATCCGGAATACAACCCCTTCAGTAGCGGGTACTTTAATACGTTAGCCTATGTGGAATCAACAACTTTATCAGGATGCTGTAGCGCTTTTAAAGCATATGATTGCTACACCATCCCTGAGCCGGGAGGAACAGGATACCGCACGGCTGATCAGCAGTTTTTTAACTGCCAGGAATATCCCCCATCAACAGCATGGCAATAATCTATGGGCGCTGAACAAACATTTTGATCCGTCCAAGCCCGTGATACTGTTTAATTCCCACCATGATACCGTAAAACCCAACCCGCAATATACCCGTGATCCTTTTAGTCCTGATATAGCAGATGGGAAATTGTTTGGATTAGGAAGTAATGATGCCGGTGGGTGTCTGGTAAGTCTGATTGCCGCCTTTCTATACTTTTATGAGCGGGACAACCTGCGTTATAATATTGTTTTAACGGCCACCGCAGAAGAGGAGATCAGTGGGGTAAACGGGATAGAGAGTATTCTACACCTGTTGCCTGCCATTGATTTTGCGATTGTGGGGGAACCTACTAAAACACAGCTGGCCATCGCCGAAAAGGGATTGATGGTGCTGGATTGTGTAAGTCATGGTAAGGCTGGGCATGCTGCGCGTGATGAAGGAGAGAACGCATTGTATAATGCTTTGCCTGATCTGGCCTGGTTCAGGGATTATCGTTTCCCGAAGGTATCGGAAACATTAGGACCTGTGAAAATGAGCGTTACGGTGATCAACACCTCTAACAAAGCGCACAATGTAGTGCCCGCCGACTGCTCCTTTGTAGTGGATGTAAGGGTAACGGATCAGTATACGCTGGAAGAAGTACTGGCTATCATACAGGAACAGGTGCGTTGTGAGGTAAAGCCCCGTTCCATGCGTATGCGGCCATCCGGTATTTCACTGGATCATCCGTTTGTAAAAGCGGGGATCAGGCTGGGTAAATCATGGTATGGATCGCCTACTACTTCGGATCAGGCATTGATTCCGGCCACCTCTATCAAAATGGGGCCTGGTGATTCCGCCCGTTCGCATACCGCAGATGAATTTATTTACCTGGACGAGATCAGGGATGGTATTGATAGTTACATTAATTTGCTGGAAGAAATCGTATAAGCAAAGTAAGTGTTTCATCTTTAACAGTTATTGAAATGGATTTTTACCCGGTATTGGAGAATAAGCGAGTTATACTGCGTCCGTTGCAACCGGAAGATGCAGCAGCATTACTGCCGGTAGCACTACAACCGGCCTTGTGGACGGTGGGATTGGGGCGTATAGATAATAAACCTGCATTGGAAGCCTACATAGCGCTTGCGATGCGTGAAAGAGAACAAAAGGTATCTGTACCTTTTGTAATCATAGATAAGCAGACGCAGCGGGTAGCGGGCAGCACCCGTTTTGCAGGAATGGCGCTGGCACATAAGCGGGCAGAGATTGGGTATACCTGGATAGATACGGCATTACAGGGTAGTGGTTTGAATAAAGCCATGAAACATGCGATGTTGCAACATGCCTTTGAAGTGATGGACCTGAACCGGATAGAGCTAAAAACAGATGTGCTGAATACACAGTCGCGCAATGCGATATTAAGCATTGGCGCCACGCAGGAAGGTATATTCCGGCATCATATGATCACTTCTACCGGACGCCTGCGGGATACGGTATATTTCAGCATAATAAAAGAAGAATGGCCGGATATCCGGGAACGGATATTTGGTAAGTATAATTTTTAATTCGCGTTTGTATGAAGCTATGGCAAAAAGATAAGGCAGCGTTAGCCGCTGTGGAAAAGTTCACAGTAGGCAACGACCGTGAAATGGATGCTTACCTGGCGCCATTTGATGTGTTGGGATCACTGGCACATATTACCATGCTCCAAAGTATTGGTTTGCTGGAAGCAGCAGAACTGGATATACTGAAAAAAGAATTACGGAATATTTATAGCGAAATAGCAGCAGGCGATTTTGTACTGGAAGAAGGGGTAGAGGACATTCATTCCCAGGTAGAGTTGCTGCTGACCCGCCGGTTGGGAGAAGTAGGCAAAAAGATACATAGCGGCCGTTCCCGGAACGATCAGGTGCTGGTAGATGTAAAGTTGTTTTTGCGCCATGAGTTGCAAACACTGGTAACAGAAGTAAAAGCATTATTTGATCTGTTGCAACAGAAAAGCGAGGAATATAAACAGCATTTGTTACCAGGTTATACCCATCTGCAGATAGCGATGCCTTCTTCCTTTGGGTTGTGGTTTGGTGCTTATGCAGAAAGCCTGGTAGATGATCTTACGGTGTTACAGAGTGCCTATAAAGTGGTGAATAAAAATCCCCTGGGCTCTGCCGCAGGGTATGGGTCTTCATTTCCCCTGAACCGGAAGATGACCACCGCATTGTTAGGATTTGAAGACCTGAACTATAATGTGGTATATGCTCAGATGGGGCGTGGTAAAACGGAAAAGATCGTTTCCTTTGCGCTGGCAGGTATAGCAGGCACACTGGCTAAGATGGCCATGGACGCCTGTTTGTTTATGAACCAGAATTTTGGTTTTATCAGCTTTCCTGATGAACTGACCACCGGTTCCAGCATTATGCCGCACAAAAAGAACCCCGATGTATGGGAACTGATCCGTTCGCATGGTAATAAATTGCAGGCATTGCCCAATGAAATCACCATGATGATCACGAATCTGCCTTCCGGTTATCACCGTGATCTGCAGCTGTTGAAAGAAAATCTGTTCCCTGCATTTGACACTTTGAAGGACTGTCTGCGTATGTCACGCCTGATGCTGGAACATGTGAAGGTCCGCGAAGGTATACTGGACGATAGCAAATACCAATACCTGTTTAGTGTAGAAGTGGTGAACAAACTGGTACTGGAAGGAATGCCATTCCGGGAAGCCTATAAGAAAGTGGGTATGGATATTGAAAAAGGGGAGTTTGCACCAGGTACTGCCATCTCTCATACCCATGAAGGTAGTATCGGTAATTTGTGCACAACACAGATTGCACAAATGATGGACGAAGTATTAAAAGGTTTTTCTTTTGAGAAGGTAGATAAAGCGGTGGAGGAACTGTTGAAATAGAGCTGTTGGCTGTTAGCTTTTAGCTGATTAGAGCGGAGATGTTTAGGTGTTTAAATATATTTTGAATAGAAAGAGGAATATCCAGTAATGAATATTCCTCTTTCTATTTTTTTATTGCTAACGGCTAATAGCCAACAGCTAATAGCTCATTCTTAAAAGCTAATATTGACTCCTACAAAGAAATTGATGCCCGCCATGGGGAAATAGTAATTATAGGGAACTATTTCACCACCCTCAATCGCTGGGTAAGTAGCACCATTAGAGGAGTATTTGGTATCGAATATATTATTCAATGTAAACTGTAATCCCAGTTCTTTAAACAAGGGTTGTGGCACCAGGTAATTGAAACGCAGGTTATTCACATAATAGGCATCCAGTTGGCTGTTGGGATTGGAGGTATTATCCATGAACTGGCGGCTTACATATTTTCCTACAATGCTAAGGTCCAGGTTTTTAACCGGCGCTACGGTGAAAGTATAACCAGCTACGGCATTGGGGGAAAAAGCAATATCCGTTTTGCTGAAGTGGCGTGATTCTTCCTGTTGGGTATCAGCGTTCATAATGAAAGCGGTAAAGTCAGCGATTTTGTTCTGACTAAGCGCCGCATTCACCGACAGGGAGCAGAAGTTGCCCAGCTTGGTAGTGCTTTGCAGTTCTACTCCCATACGGTAGCTTTTCTGGATATTGGTTCTTACATAGGCTCCTACGTTATTTAGTTTACCGGTTAGCACCAGCTGATCTTTATAGTTCATGTAGTAGAGATTCGCTTCTACCGTTGTATTAGTGGTGCGGAAAGCATATCCGGCTTCTATATTCTTCAGCTTTTCCGGCCTGGGTTCTGTACCATTCAGGTTTACTTCAAAGTCGGTACGGTTAGGTTCTTTATTGCCGATAGCAAAGGAAGCATATACCTGGTGATGTGGATTGATGTTGTAGAAAACACCCGCTTTAGGATTAAAGAAGTGGTAGCTTTTATGTGGTGCTGCCAGTGGCGCATCTTCAAAGCCATTCATGTTGTACTGTACCGTGCGGTACTGCATATCTGCAAAAAAGCGGATGGCGTCCGTTATTTTAAATTCTCCTTTCCAGTAAACATTTAAATCGTTTTTATCCGCCGGGTAGTTATAATATTTATAGTCCTTATCAATACCATGTTGCGCCCAGATGATTTTCCCATAGTGGTCACCTTCATAACGGTTCCAGCCACCACCCAGGCTCCAGTTCAGCTTTTGGCCGGTACGGTTTACAGAAAAGATACCACCATAGAAGTGGTTGTCGAGCCATAGCTGGCGTACCAGGTCGGTAGTATGGAGACTGTCCCCATTGATCACCGGCTTTTCCAGTCCGTATTCGCCAAAAGCTTGTGCTGCTTTATATTGTTCGTAGTAGCCACGTCCACGGGTCATATGAAAAGCTACGTTGAAGTTGAGGCTGGCATTTATCTCCTGGTTAAAGAACAGCTGGTAGTGATCCTGCTGATAGTTGTCGGTTTCATTATCATACGGTGTACCGGGTTTTTCAGTGCCGGCGCTATTGTAGGTCCGGTCTGTTTTCAGCAGTTCTTCAGGTACCCCGTTCCATGCCTGGTAAGTTTTTTCTTTACCACTGAATACATTGAGGCGGATCGCTGTTTTTTTAGCGATATAGGCTGCCGAAGTATAGAAAGATTTGAGGTCAGAAGTAGCCCGGTCGATATATCCATCAGAGGTTATTTTTGATAAGCGGGCATCGAAGGTAAAGTGGTCATTGATCAGTCCCGAACCAGCTTTTACCGTATGTTTCCAGCTATTGAAAGAACCGTAGCTATTATTGATTTCGGCATATGCCTTTTCGCGGAATTCGTTGGTACTCAGATTGAGGGAAGCACCGAAAGCACCTGCACCATTGGTAGAAGTACCAACACCGCGCTGGAGTTGAATACTGCTGGCAGAGGAAGCGAAGTCGGGCATATTGACGAAGAAAGTACCCTGTGATTCTGCATCATTGACAGGAATACCGTTGACAGTAACATTAATACGCGTAATATCGGAACCACGTACACGCATGCCGGTGTAACCTATACCTGTACCCGCATCGGAGCTGGTAACCACACCCGGAAGCTGGTTCAGCAGGATAGGCAGGTCCTGCCCCATATTATCCTTTTTGATATCTGCTGCACTTAAAGTGGATTGTGTGAAGGGAGCATCTTTACCCGCACGGAGGCTGCTGATCTCTACCGGCTTAACAAAGAGGCCGGTTTCTTCGAGGGTAATATCAAGAACAGCCGGCGTATTGGCGGCGTGAACCTGCGTAGTAAAGGATTTGAAGCCAAGGTAGCTGGCCGTCAGCGTATATGTGCCTTTTGTTGGTATGGTAATACTGAAATGACCTTTTGCATCACTGTGAACGCCTGCCTGTACTTTCTCCTGCAGGATAATGGAAACACCTGCTAATGGCTGGCCATTGGTTTTGTTGGTAACGGTACCGGTAATAACGGATTGCGCGTGTAAGGCGCCTGTTATAAAAACAAGCAGCCAAAGCATCATTTGTCTCATGGACGATTTAGGTTTAAGCTATTAGCTATTAGCTGTTAGCATTTAGCTAACAGCCGTATATTATTGCGCTATTAGCTTTGTAGCAGGCGCTGAATATCCATGCGCGGATACAGCTAACGGCTAAAAGCTAGCAGCTAAATGCTCAGATGGTAAGGAGATTGATCACTTACCTTTCCTAACCAGCATTACCTGGCGTAGGTTCAACGAGTCTGATCTCAGCCTGATAGTAAGGCACCCCGAGGTGAAACTGGTTGTTGATTTTTATGACAACCAAATGGTATTGATAGAATAACCAGTTTCCGGTGCAAAGTTATGCCGGTAGTTTTTAAAAAGGCAAAATATTTTTTGGTGTTGGCATTTTTTCTTAATTTCCATCTACTTCTTTCAATCGACCCCAATTTTTATCGTTAACCTTTTAAACATTTATTTCTGATGATCAAACTTCAGCTAATTGGAAATTTAGGCAGGAATGCTATTAAGAGAGAAGCAAATGGCAAATCAGTATTAAGTTTTACGGTAGCCTCCACAGAACGCTTTAAAAATGCGCAGGGGGTATTGCAGGAGCGGACTACCTGGGTAGATTGTGCATTATGGGAGCGGGATAACCTGGCGCCTTATCTGTTGCAGGGACAGCAGGTGTATCTGGAAGGTACGCCCAGCGTAGATGCATATACCAATCATGCAGGAGAGCCTGCTGCTACGCTAAGATTACGGGTATTACAGATCCAGTTATTGGGCAGCCGCAGAGATGAGGAAAAGCATAAGGCGGAGGCAGAAGGGGTGATGGCAGCCCGGCCATTGGCGGTGCCTGTAGTGGAAGAAGTAGCAGATGATCTTCCATTTTAATGTAAGTGAATAACATAAGAGCCAATCATTCAATTGATTGGCTCTTATTAATAATAGATTGAAAAAGATTTGGCAGGTAAAAATAATGCCCTTATCTTTGCACCCTCATTGCGAGGTAGAGCAGAGGTAGCTCGTCGGGCTCATAACCCGAAGGTCAGTGGTTCGAATCCGCTCCTCGCTACAAATAAAGAGCCGAAGAAATTCGGCTTTTTTTATTTTTGGTAAGTTTGTGGCTAAAAGCGAGAAGCTAAAGGCTGAGAGCTAAAAGCTATGATTATGCATAAAGCAGGTTTTGTAAATATTTTCGGTAAGCCTAATGCAGGCAAAAGCACCTTGCTGAACGCCATAATAGGCGAAAAGCTGGCCATTATCTCCCCTAAGGTACAAACCACCCGCCATCGTATTACAGGAGTAGTCACAGAACCAGGTTTTCAGATTGTATTTTCTGATACCCCGGGTATTATAGATCCGAAGTACCGGCTGCATGAAAAAATGATGGGCGCAGTAAAGTCTGCCCTGGAAGATGCAGACGTAGCACTGCTGATCATGGATGCAAAAGATGATTTGTCAGAGAATCTGGAACTATTTGATTCACTGCGGTTAAAAGCACCTTGTATACTGGTGGTGAATAAAACAGACCTGCTGAAGAAAGAAGAACTGGATGATTTGCTGGCACGTTGCAATGCCTGGGGGAAAGCCAAAATGGTAATACCCATTTCTGCATTGAAACAAACCGGCACGAAGGAGATGATCTCGAAAATAGTGGAACTGCTGCCGGAAGGAGAGCCATTTTATCCTGAAGATACTTTGACGGATAAGTCCATGCGTTTCCTGGTAGCGGAGATGATCCGTGAAAAGATCTTCCAGTTATTTGAAGAAGAGATCCCATATCATACAGCCGTTGTAGTTAGCCAGTTTGAAGAAAAAGCAACACTTACTAAAATAACAGCAGAGATTATTGTAACCCGTGATACCCAGAAAGGGATTATACTGGGAGAAAAGGGGCAATCAATAAAGAAGCTGGGAACACTGGCCCGGACAGAAATAGAAAAGTTCATTGAGCGGAAGGTATTCCTGGAACTTTTTGTAAAGGTAAGAGGCAAGTGGCGTGATAGTGATTTGTATTTAAAAGAATATGGGTATTGACCATTCATTGGTCACAGGTCATAGCGGCTTCAGCATTGTTTTGAAGCCTTATCAACGCAAACCGGCTATGGCATTTGACCATGGAAACTGATTTGTAATTGACAATTTGTAATTGAAAAAGTATGTCCGGATTTACAGTAGCGATAGTAGGTCGCCCCAATGTGGGAAAATCTACCTTATTTAACCGCCTGCTGGAACAGCGTAAGGCCATTGTGGATGATGTAAGCGGGGTAACCCGTGACAGGCAGTATGGTATTGCAGACTGGAGTGGTAAAACATTCAATGTTATTGATACTGGTGGTTTTGTGGCCAACAGTGATGATATTTTTGAGCGGGAGATCCGCAAACAGGTGAAAATTGCGATGGAAGAAGCAAATGTGTTGTTGTTCATGTGCGATGTAACCACAGGTATTACCGATCTGGATTCGGAAGTAGCTGATTTGCTGCGCCGTTCTTCCAAGCCGGTATTCCTGATTGTGAATAAAGTAGATAATCCACAACGTCAGCTGGATGCTACGGAGTTTTACAGCCTTGGATTTGAGAAGACCCATTTTCTTTCCTCTATCAGTGGAAGCGGTACAGGAGAGTTGCTGGATGAAGTAGTATCCTACATTACAGAAGATACCCAGGTGGAATCTGTTACATCAGACTTGCCCAAGATAGCCATTATAGGCCAGCCAAATGTGGGGAAATCCTCTTTGCTGAATGCTTTGGTGGGAGAAGAGCGGAACATTGTTTCCGATATTCCGGGTACTACACGTGATACTATTCACACGCATTACAATATGTTCCAGAAGGAATTCATATTGATTGATACAGCAGGAGTAAGAAGAAAGACAAAAGTGCATGAAGACCTGGAGTTTTATTCTGTGATCCGTGCTATCAAAGCGATGGATGAAGCAGATGTATGTATGCTGCTGCTGGATGCAACCAAAGGTATTACTGCACAGGATCTTAGTATTTTTGGACTGGCAGTGAAAAAAGGGAAAGGGGTAGTAGTGCTGGTAAACAAATGGGATTTGATTGACAAAAAAGAAACCAATACAGCACGTGATTATGAAGCTAATCTGAAGAAGCGGCTGGCACCATTCTCTGATGTGCCTATCATCTTTACTTCTGTATTAGAGAAGCAGCGTATTTTCAAATCTATTGAAGCGGCGCTGGAAGTGTATGATAACCGTCTGAAGAAGATCCCTACTTCCAGGCTGAATGAAGTGATGCTGAAGGCTATTCAATCATACAATCCGCCGGTGGTAAGAGGTATTCCTATCCGGATCAAGTATGTTACACAGTTGCCGACTTATACACCCGCTTTTGCCTTCTTCTGTAATTTACCGGATGATGTAAAGCAGCCGTATCGTAACTATCTTGAAAACCAATTACGTACTAATTTTAATTTCAAAGGAGTACCTATTAAGGTGTTCTTCCGCAAGAAATAAATAGCAAAAAACCGCTTATTAAGAAAAAATACATTTTGTAATATTAAATATTTGAGTACCTTTGCGGCGGTTTTTAAACAAAACAATAAAAATGAAAAAATTATTTGTATTCGCAATCGCAGCCGGTATGTTTTTCGTAGCATGTAATGGTGCTAACTCCGGTGCATCTGCTGATTCAACTGCAACTACTCCTGCTGATACTACAGCTTCTGCTCCAGTTGTTGCTCCTGCTGATTCTCTGGCACAAGTTGATACTACTGCCCAGGCTCCAGTTGACTCTACAGCTAAGTAGTAAAGCGCGCTCTTTTAACAAGCGCCTTTATCAGTAGAAAATTATAAACCCTTTCGCGTAAGCGGAAGGGTTTTTTGTTTTGAGGAGGGGGGAGTTCTTATAGATTGAGCCGCGTTTTATTTCACTGCTGGTATTGATTGCCTCCCCCGTAATTTTTATGTTGCTATTGCGGTGGTTAGTATAAAAACAACGTCCGGATCAAATTTAATTTGATCCGGACTTTGTTTTTTACATAAGTTCCTGCTTATTTGATTGCTACTTTAGTAGGTATGGAATCTATGTTGTAATACTGGTGTGTCACTTTTTCTTTTCCAACTGTAATGATCCGGAATCCGGAAGGATCTTTGCCTAAAGGTTCACCAATAGCACTGGTGGTCACCATTTCCATATCCTCATATTTTCCAAAGCCATTTTGGTGAAGGTGCCCGGCAAAAACAACCGCTACGCCGTATTTTTTAAAGAGGGCTAAATATTGATTACGGGTTTTGATGCCGATATTGAAGTAGGCTTCCGGTTCATCCGGCTGGCTGATAAAGAAAGGATGATGGCTAAAGAGTACAATATGTTTTGCACCTTTAGCCTTAGCTAATTCCTGCTCCAGCCATTCATACTGTGCTTGTTCCAGGACAGGTGTATTGGCTTTTATAAAATTGGAATTAAAGCCAATAAATCTGCTTTGTTTATGTTCAAATGAAAATTTCTCATAACCATATCGGTTAGTATAGAAGCTCACATCTTCCTGCGTAGGGGTATTGCCTACATCGTGATTGCCCGGGATAACATATACAGGTATCTTTTTGCTGATCATCGCGGTAATGCGCTTGAATTCAGCCTGTTGGTTTTCATCTTTCGCATTATTTACCAGATCGCCTGTAATGACAACAAAATCAGGTTTTAGTCTGTTCACTTCTGCTACGGCTTTTTCATATAGCGCAATCTCCTGCTGTAGTTTCTTAGGATAGAATCCTAACTGGGTATCAGATATCTGAATGAAAAAGAAGGGTTTAGCATTACGGGCAATACGTTGAGAGGCGCATCCTGCCAGTATACACATGCAGGCAATACCTATAAAAAGAAAACGGAATTTTAAAATGAATGCAGCTCCTCTGAATTTAGTCATCATGTTTTTCATATTCTTAACTGGAAGATTGGTCAATACAAGGAATAAAAGTACTCATTTACAGGTAAGATTTATAACGGAAGTATATACAACGAATTATAAAATTCACTAAATTGATAGTGATAAAAGACCTCAATTATTATCCCTAAACATTTAAACCCACTTTATGAAAAGAAGCCCTTATTTCCTTGTTGCTTTATGTATTGTCTTGCTGACTGCTATTCATCCCACATACAGCCAGCATAAATCTTTAGAAAGTGATAAAACCCTGAGCGCCGTAATGCCGGTCGTGTCTGCCCATCAGGATGCAGTTGCACCAGCAGCTCCCACCAGTTTGGTAAATGTGGTATTGTCAGCATCTTCCTTATCGTATCAGGTCGAAATTCTTGACAGGCGTATTGGTGCGCCTAATCCAGTGGTGGCCGTGTTTTATTACACAGCCGGAGATCCTACCACCTACACTGATTTTCACCACATCGTTACTAAGTATACACTACGTTTAAGTTCCCCCAGCAATGGGAGTTTCAAAGCATTTAATACTACCTTCAGCAATCCGCAGATTGTAGCAGAAACTTATACTGCCAACACCTTGTTGGAAGAGCGGACAGAGTTTGATCCGGGCAGCACTTTGACGGTGGAGTTTATTCCATAGTTTTTAGTTTCAATGTTATATTGAACCCGGATTAAATCTAATTTGATCCGGGTTTATTATTTTTAGTTCCTTATATCGACTTACCTACTAAGTAAAACAATGTTTAGACTAATAATAATTGCGATTTGGGTAATGGGTTGTGCTAATCCATCAGTCAACAATAAACTTCAACAGGAAGTAATAGATAGCAATACATTATGGCCTGGTAATTTTAAGAAGAAAGAAGTTATTTCTACCAATATATCGACAGAAGCTGATTCTTTGTACAATGTAAATATTATACGTTATGCAGATAGTTTAGACAGTAAAATTAATACATTAAAAAAGGTCAAGAAAAATCTTGA encodes:
- the argB gene encoding acetylglutamate kinase, producing MVYVIKVGGNVIDNPELLQAFLKDFAAIPGKKILIHGGGKIATRIGDKLGIVSNYVDGRRITDAETIDVVTMVYGGLVNKQLVAKLQANGCNAIGITGADANIIPAVKRPVKTIDYGFVGDVDAGKVNGGPLQAMLEAGLTPVFAPLTHDGQGQMLNTNADTIASALAIALSAHYPVRLIYCFEKKGVLKDAADDNAVINLINREIYQQLLEEKILTAGILPKLENAFAAIESGVKEVLIGHAEDVIRNTTPSVAGTLIR
- a CDS encoding M20 family metallo-hydrolase, whose protein sequence is MWNQQLYQDAVALLKHMIATPSLSREEQDTARLISSFLTARNIPHQQHGNNLWALNKHFDPSKPVILFNSHHDTVKPNPQYTRDPFSPDIADGKLFGLGSNDAGGCLVSLIAAFLYFYERDNLRYNIVLTATAEEEISGVNGIESILHLLPAIDFAIVGEPTKTQLAIAEKGLMVLDCVSHGKAGHAARDEGENALYNALPDLAWFRDYRFPKVSETLGPVKMSVTVINTSNKAHNVVPADCSFVVDVRVTDQYTLEEVLAIIQEQVRCEVKPRSMRMRPSGISLDHPFVKAGIRLGKSWYGSPTTSDQALIPATSIKMGPGDSARSHTADEFIYLDEIRDGIDSYINLLEEIV
- a CDS encoding GNAT family N-acetyltransferase, with the translated sequence MDFYPVLENKRVILRPLQPEDAAALLPVALQPALWTVGLGRIDNKPALEAYIALAMREREQKVSVPFVIIDKQTQRVAGSTRFAGMALAHKRAEIGYTWIDTALQGSGLNKAMKHAMLQHAFEVMDLNRIELKTDVLNTQSRNAILSIGATQEGIFRHHMITSTGRLRDTVYFSIIKEEWPDIRERIFGKYNF
- the argH gene encoding argininosuccinate lyase is translated as MKLWQKDKAALAAVEKFTVGNDREMDAYLAPFDVLGSLAHITMLQSIGLLEAAELDILKKELRNIYSEIAAGDFVLEEGVEDIHSQVELLLTRRLGEVGKKIHSGRSRNDQVLVDVKLFLRHELQTLVTEVKALFDLLQQKSEEYKQHLLPGYTHLQIAMPSSFGLWFGAYAESLVDDLTVLQSAYKVVNKNPLGSAAGYGSSFPLNRKMTTALLGFEDLNYNVVYAQMGRGKTEKIVSFALAGIAGTLAKMAMDACLFMNQNFGFISFPDELTTGSSIMPHKKNPDVWELIRSHGNKLQALPNEITMMITNLPSGYHRDLQLLKENLFPAFDTLKDCLRMSRLMLEHVKVREGILDDSKYQYLFSVEVVNKLVLEGMPFREAYKKVGMDIEKGEFAPGTAISHTHEGSIGNLCTTQIAQMMDEVLKGFSFEKVDKAVEELLK
- a CDS encoding TonB-dependent receptor — its product is MRQMMLWLLVFITGALHAQSVITGTVTNKTNGQPLAGVSIILQEKVQAGVHSDAKGHFSITIPTKGTYTLTASYLGFKSFTTQVHAANTPAVLDITLEETGLFVKPVEISSLRAGKDAPFTQSTLSAADIKKDNMGQDLPILLNQLPGVVTSSDAGTGIGYTGMRVRGSDITRINVTVNGIPVNDAESQGTFFVNMPDFASSASSIQLQRGVGTSTNGAGAFGASLNLSTNEFREKAYAEINNSYGSFNSWKHTVKAGSGLINDHFTFDARLSKITSDGYIDRATSDLKSFYTSAAYIAKKTAIRLNVFSGKEKTYQAWNGVPEELLKTDRTYNSAGTEKPGTPYDNETDNYQQDHYQLFFNQEINASLNFNVAFHMTRGRGYYEQYKAAQAFGEYGLEKPVINGDSLHTTDLVRQLWLDNHFYGGIFSVNRTGQKLNWSLGGGWNRYEGDHYGKIIWAQHGIDKDYKYYNYPADKNDLNVYWKGEFKITDAIRFFADMQYRTVQYNMNGFEDAPLAAPHKSYHFFNPKAGVFYNINPHHQVYASFAIGNKEPNRTDFEVNLNGTEPRPEKLKNIEAGYAFRTTNTTVEANLYYMNYKDQLVLTGKLNNVGAYVRTNIQKSYRMGVELQSTTKLGNFCSLSVNAALSQNKIADFTAFIMNADTQQEESRHFSKTDIAFSPNAVAGYTFTVAPVKNLDLSIVGKYVSRQFMDNTSNPNSQLDAYYVNNLRFNYLVPQPLFKELGLQFTLNNIFDTKYSSNGATYPAIEGGEIVPYNYYFPMAGINFFVGVNISF
- a CDS encoding single-stranded DNA-binding protein, which gives rise to MIKLQLIGNLGRNAIKREANGKSVLSFTVASTERFKNAQGVLQERTTWVDCALWERDNLAPYLLQGQQVYLEGTPSVDAYTNHAGEPAATLRLRVLQIQLLGSRRDEEKHKAEAEGVMAARPLAVPVVEEVADDLPF
- the era gene encoding GTPase Era, with the protein product MHKAGFVNIFGKPNAGKSTLLNAIIGEKLAIISPKVQTTRHRITGVVTEPGFQIVFSDTPGIIDPKYRLHEKMMGAVKSALEDADVALLIMDAKDDLSENLELFDSLRLKAPCILVVNKTDLLKKEELDDLLARCNAWGKAKMVIPISALKQTGTKEMISKIVELLPEGEPFYPEDTLTDKSMRFLVAEMIREKIFQLFEEEIPYHTAVVVSQFEEKATLTKITAEIIVTRDTQKGIILGEKGQSIKKLGTLARTEIEKFIERKVFLELFVKVRGKWRDSDLYLKEYGY
- the der gene encoding ribosome biogenesis GTPase Der, encoding MSGFTVAIVGRPNVGKSTLFNRLLEQRKAIVDDVSGVTRDRQYGIADWSGKTFNVIDTGGFVANSDDIFEREIRKQVKIAMEEANVLLFMCDVTTGITDLDSEVADLLRRSSKPVFLIVNKVDNPQRQLDATEFYSLGFEKTHFLSSISGSGTGELLDEVVSYITEDTQVESVTSDLPKIAIIGQPNVGKSSLLNALVGEERNIVSDIPGTTRDTIHTHYNMFQKEFILIDTAGVRRKTKVHEDLEFYSVIRAIKAMDEADVCMLLLDATKGITAQDLSIFGLAVKKGKGVVVLVNKWDLIDKKETNTARDYEANLKKRLAPFSDVPIIFTSVLEKQRIFKSIEAALEVYDNRLKKIPTSRLNEVMLKAIQSYNPPVVRGIPIRIKYVTQLPTYTPAFAFFCNLPDDVKQPYRNYLENQLRTNFNFKGVPIKVFFRKK